From Periophthalmus magnuspinnatus isolate fPerMag1 chromosome 12, fPerMag1.2.pri, whole genome shotgun sequence, a single genomic window includes:
- the LOC117379543 gene encoding serine/threonine-protein kinase NIM1-like, which produces MRVNQYTVHNPRSHHSRYSLTDTSEEGPLEEEEEEPKQKATPLQRLTSDLCQDERTIKEVVIGRRVGFYKVRGEIGYGTFSRVKMAFHALTKDKVALKILEKARLDPSTQRLLQREISSLESLHHPNVVRLYEVLDTPSRLYLVLEYAGGGDLSNYIYSQGKLCDYRSKITFAQILAAVKYMHSQNIVHRDLKAENVLFTLSGCVKVADLGFSTRLPHRSHLLDTLCGSPPYAAPELFQEQEYQGPPVDVWAMGVLLFLMVTGTMPFRAETMGKLRLCILAGAYEIPGWVPGPCQRLIRGILKPAPSDRYALDQMLGCEWLLPVEFPRPLGTVTDLLDVKKSVAEEDVRASMCALGFTELHLRNNPVSNPRSPVGGVHRILCHRAELSHGADSLPVVRGMVRDPKREGLRAYRGLRHTSKFCSIS; this is translated from the exons ATGCGTGTGAACCAGTACACGGTGCACAATCCCCGGTCTCACCACAGCCGCTACAGCCTGACAGACACTTCAGAGGAGGGGCCactggaagaggaggaggaggagcctaaACAGAAGGCCACGCCTCTTCAGCGGCTCACCTCTGACTTGTGCCAGGACGAGCGCACCATCAAGGAGGTGGTGATCGGGCGGCGCGTGGGCTTCTACAAAGTCCGAGGAGAGATCGGCTATGGGACCTTCTCCAGGGTCAAGATGGCCTTCCACGCCCTCACCAAAG ACAAAGTGGCCTTGAAGATCCTGGAAAAAGCTCGTCTGGACCCGTCAACCCAGCGCTTGCTCCAAAGAGAGATTAGCAGTCTGGAGAGTCTGCACCACCCCAACGTGGTGCGCCTGTACGAGGTGCTGGACACGCCGAGCCGCCTCTACCTGGTGCTGGAGTACGCCGGGGGAGGAGACCTGTCCAACTACATCTACAGCCAGGGCAAACTGTGCGACTACCGCAGCAAGATCACCTTCGCTCAGATACTCGCCGCTGTCAAGTACATG CACAGTCAGAACATCGTGCACCGTGACCTGAAGGCGGAGAACGTGCTCTTCACCCTCAGCGGCTGTGTCAAAGTGGCCGACCTGGGCTTCAGCACGCGTCTGCCCCACCGCTCCCACCTGCTGGACACTCTGTGCGGCTCGCCCCCCTACGCCGCGCCCGAGCTCTTCCAGGAGCAGGAGTACCAGGGCCCCCCGGTGGACGTGTGGGCCATGGGCGTGCTCCTCTTCTTAATGGTTACCGGGACCATGCCTTTCCGCGCAGAGACCATGGGCAAGCTGCGGCTCTGCATCCTGGCCGGAGCCTATGAGATCCCGGGGTGGGTGCCTGGGCCCTGTCAGAGGCTCATCAGGGGCATACTTAAGCCCGCCCCCTCAGACAGGTACGCTCTGGACCAGATGCTGGGCTGTGAATGGCTGCTGCCTGTGGAGTTCCCCCGACCCCTTGGAACAGTGACAGATCTTTTGGACGTGAAGAAGAGCGTAGCAGAGGAGGATGTCAG AGCGTCCATGTGTGCGCTGGGCTTCACGGAGCTGCACCTGCGTAACAACCCGGTGTCAAACCCCCGTAGCCCTGTGGGAGGGGTGCACCGTATCCTGTGTCACCGCGCGGAGCTGTCCCACGGCGCAGACTCTCTCCCAGTGGTCAGGGGCATGGTACGGGACCCTAAACGAGAGGGGCTTCGGGCGTACAGGGGGCTCAGGCACACGTCCAAGTTCTGCTCCATCTCATGA
- the LOC117379513 gene encoding growth arrest and DNA damage-inducible protein GADD45 gamma-like, with product MTLEEVQIQAASPCTGQALVDVLETAKDNNCLTVGVYECAKVMNLDPDSVSFCVLAMDEQFQWDVALQIHFTLIQSFCFDNDISIVRVSDRQRLHELVGRKEEEAHCVLITGPCEGSWDDPSLEKLRVFCEESRALNDWLPEISLPAR from the exons ATGACTCTGGAAGAAGTGCAGATCCAGGCCGCCTCTCCCTGCACCGGCCAGGCGCTGGTGGACGTGCTGGAGACGGCCAAAGACAACAACTGCCTGACCGTGGGCGTGTACGAGTGCGCCAAAGTCATGAACCT AGACCCGGACAGCGTGTCCTTCTGCGTCCTGGCTATGGACGAGCAGTTCCAGTGGGACGTGGCTCTGCAGATCCACTTCACTCTCATCCAGTCCTTCTGCTTCGACAACGACATCAGCATCGTGCGCGTGAGCGACCGCCAGCGTCTGCACGAGCTGGTGGGGcgcaaagaggaggaggcgcaCTGCGTCCTGATCACGGGGCCGTGCGAGGGCTCCTGGGACGACCCGTCTCTGGAGAAGCTGCGTGTGTTCTGTGAGGAGAGCCGCGCCCTCAACGACTGGCTGCCCGAGATCAGCCTGCCCGCGCGCTGA